GCTCTTGTAAATGCCAAACCGGCCAAGTAGGCGGCTTTTTGCATATTTTTTCGTGCTGTAATATTTGTTCCATTAGAATAGGCTTCAAATAAATTATCAAAAATCAATTTTACAGCCTTAATACTCTGCTGCTTTGTTTCCTTCGTGTTCCCTATCCCTATATAAGCTTCAACCGCATGTGTCAAAGCATCAATGCCTGTTGCTGCAGTAATATGTGGCGGGAGGTTAATAGTTAGAATAGGATCTAACACGGCTACATGTGGGAGAAGTGATGGGTCCATTAAGGCATATTTCTCATGTGTTTCACTGTTTGATACAACTGCTGCAATTGTAGCTTCACTGCCAGTTCCTGCCGTTGTAGGAATAGCAAAAAGGGGAGGTATCTTTTTCAAAATTTTTAATACACCCTTCATCTGCTGGATGCTTTTATTAGGTTTTGCCACCCGTGCAGCAAGACCTTTTGCACAATCGATTGGAGAACCACCGCCAAATGCTACGATTCCATTACAATTGTTAGAGTGGTAGAGCTGCAATGCTTCCTCTATATTATCTATTGTTGGGTTGGGAACAGTTTTGTCATACACGACATAATTGATATTTTCATTACGGAGGCCTAACAGAAAATCTTTCATTATTCCAACAGACACAATCCCTTGGTCGGTTACGATTATAACGCTTTCAATGTTTTGTGTTTTTATTCTTTTTGGTAATTCTTTTATACTATTTTCTCCCTCTAACAATTCAGGTTCTCTCCAAGGTAAAAAGTAGGAGGTGGTTCTCATCACACCTTGATAGGCTCTACAATAAGCTTTAAACATAGCATTACCTCGCTTTTCAAAAAAATGGACTTGCTATTTATAGTAATCTACGAAGTAAATGCAATTACACGAATACACAAAAGACCCAAAAAGAGAGCGGTTCTACACCCAAAAAACCCAAAAACACGAGTATATAACATATATAACGTGATTATTAAGTAAATGTCAAGAGAGTCTTATGAATATAATTAATATTCAGAAAATAAATAAAGTAGAATAAGAAAATTATTTTTACAATAAACGAAAGGGGCATAAATAGATTAGTCAGCCAGCCATAAGCGTACTGGCTGACTAAAGAATAGAAAGGAGGAGGGAGGGCAGGTTAACTTTGTTTGATAAATTCAATAAGTAACTGTAATTCTACACTATTTAATTGATTCACATTATCGAAGAATTGTTGAACTAATGTGACCATTTCTGGACTTAATTCATCACCAACTGATTGGATAATCATGCCAATAACTGCGCCAACAAATACTGTTAGCTGCACTTTAGCTTCTGGTGAGGCATTTACCATATTGACCGTTAGACCCTTCACCGATTTTCCTAAGCTATTTAAATATAAAATTAAAACACTTAGGAAGTACGCACAAAATTCCAGCTTAACATCGACTGCCTTCATACGAATGATAATATGATTAATAGCTTCCATAAGAGGGAGGTTTTGCTGACTTTCAATTAATTCGGTCATATGGTTAAGAATGGTCTCCCATTCCTCAGTATCAGATGTTTCTCTTCTTTCTCTTTGAAACATTGATTCTGCCATCTCTGTAGGAGAGAATACGACAACTGAACGTCCAGTTTCATTTTCATTGGCGGAATAATTTCTTTTTACAAGACCTTGGCTTTCTAAGGTTTTTAGTACATCGTACGCTGTCCATTTACTTACACCAATCGCTTCTGCCACTTCAGAATAATGGACAGGAATTTTGGTTGTTTGATATTGACGGCAAATTTGATCCAAAAATTCGCGTCTTCTTTTTGTTAAGATCATCTTAGCAGTCACCTCAATAATTCTAATGATAATTTGTAAGTGTATATTCTTTTATTTTTACATAAAGTAAGCTAAGAGGATAGATAATTTTTTCCATTGCATACGAATTTTGAACGTAAACATTTATTATTTAGAATAGTTGAAAGGATTTTCGAGGATCTATAGAGAAATAGGTTTGTAAAAATAGCTCATAAAAGAGGGTTTTGATGTGACTAAAAACAAAAAAAGAAGAAAAGTATTCTCTTCAATACTAATATTTTTATTAATAGCTTCAATAATAGCTTTTTATGGATATTATTTAAAAGAAAGAACCCTTATGAAAGAAAAACAAACAGAAACCCCCCCATTAAATTCTTCAAATAATACAGAATTAGAAACCCCATCAGAAATCGTGAAGAACATTGTATTTTTTGCTAAACAGGGTGAAATAGCAAAGGGATCATCATTTGTAATCGGTAAAACCAAGCAAAGAGAAGTTATTAATGTATGGGGGAAGCCTGAAAAAGAGACAGAGGTAAATCAATTACTATATGATGATTACCCAAATAAAGACACTACAATTGGTTATAAGAATGATATCATTGCTGATTTAAGATCAAAGGATAGCTACGTTCAAAAAGTTCGTTACGATGATATATTGAAGAGTCTTGGGGAACCAGATAATGTAAGTTACTATAAAGATGCAGATCATAATCAAATAATTCTTGGATACGACGTTAGTTCTCAGTTTCGGCTAAAGTGGATTTTGAAAAAGCCAAATGAGGCCAACGAGAATCCATCTGTAGACCATATTTCAATTGTGGCATTATTTACATCTTCTATAGTAGAAGATCCTCAAGATCGAATTAGGGAACTAATTGCAAATATGAGTTTAGACGAGAAAATAGGTCAATTGATTATATCAGGAATCGATGGGACAACGCTGCTACCAACGGATAAAAAATTGATTACTGAATATCATATCGGTGGATTAATTTTCTATTCAAATAACTTACTATCAAAACAACAAACACTTAAATTTGTTGATTCTCTTATAAATACAAACAAAATAAATAAATTCCCTTTATTTATGAGTGTAGATCAAGAAGGAGGACGTATTTCTAGACTTCCAGAGGCTTCCAGGACACCTTCAAGTGCTGATATCGGTATAAAAAATGACAGGGAAAGTGCTTATTCTATTGGAGAGACCTTAGCAGAAGAGTTAAAAAAATTAGGATTCAATCTTGACTTTGCACCTGTCCTTGATGTGAATAGTAATCCCAATAATCCTGTTATTGGAGATAGGTCCTTTGGCAGTAATGCAAATATAGTGGCTGGTATGGGGATTCAAGTCATGAAAGGCATTCAATCAAAACAAATTATTTCGGTAATCAAACATTTTCCTGGGCATGGAGACACATCTGTTGATTCGCATTTACAATTACCTATTGTAAATAAAACCCTTAATCAACTACAACAGCTTGAACTAATTCCGTTTCAACAAGCCATAAATAATGGGGCAGACGTTGTAATGGTTGCTCATATATTACTACCGAATCTTGACGGAAGATATCCCTCATCAATGTCTAAAGAAATTATCAGCACTATCTTAAGAAAACAGATGAATTATAATGGTGTGATCATAACAGATGACATGACCATGGGAGCCATCATAAATAATTATGGAATAGGAGAGGCTTCAGTACTATCACTTCAAGCAGGTAGTGATATTATACTCGTCGCTCACGATTTTAATAATGTTATAAAGGTAATCAATTCAATTAAATCAGCTGTAAAAGATGGTACTATTTCAGAAGAAAGGATAAATGAAAGTGTGGAGAGAGTAATACTATTAAAGGAAAAATACTTAAGATAATGGAATACCTTAAGAACTCTGATGTTAAAAGAGGGAAAAAGCCAGCCGCATTTCTAAAGGGGTGGCTTTCTTTACTTCAATTCAAACTTTATTATTATTACGTAAAATATAAATTTGACGTAATAAAAGAAGGATTTTAAATGGGGGAGATCGAATACCTATATTATGAGGTGAATTTATGAGTAATCAGTCAAAACAATTAAATTACAAAAAACTGCAGCAATTACTAGATGAATTGCCATGGTACGTGGCTGAATATATCAACCATAAACAGCGTAAGCTTTCGGCAGCATCACTATTAAATTACTGTCATGATTTTAAGATCTTTTTTAACTGGATGGTCAGCGAACATTTATGGTCTGGCGATGTTAAGGACATTCCATTGGATCAACTAGAAAAAATGACCGTGATTCAGGTGGATTCTTTCCTAAACTTCCTCCATTATCAATTAAATAATAAAGAAATTACGGTAAATCGGAAGTTATCTGCATTAAAATCCTTATTTAATTATCTACAAAATATCGCTGAAACACGCGATTTACAGCCATATATCCAACGTAATGTTATGGCAAAAATTGAATTTAATGAGATTAAAGAGACTATGGAAACGATCGCAAACAAAATGGAAGGCAAAATTCTTCTCGGGGATGAATATGAGAAATTTAGAGCCTTTATTGCACATGATTTCGGAGAATTAAACAAGGATAACAAGAGAATCTATAACTTTTACAAAATGAATCAACAGCGTGATACGGCCATTATATCGTTAATTTTAGGTTCTGGCCTCCGTTTATCCGAGCTTGTTGGCTTAGATGTGGATGATATTGATTTTAGTAAGTTCACAGCAAGAGTCCTTCGTAAAGGAAATAAAGAGCAATTTGTTTATTTCAGTCAGGTAGCGATGGCTGATTTACAGGAATATTTAAATGTAAGAGTTGCTAAGTACCAGGTGGATAAGAACAATAAAGCATTGTTTATTTCAGCTCCAATGGGCCCTAAAGGCAAATCTAGAAGACTTACAGCACGCGCAGTAGAAAAACTAATAGAGAAATATGCGGCAGCATTCGGTAAACCTTCGTTATCAGTACATAAACTAAGACACTCATTTGCAACTAGATACCATGCGGAAATCAACGATGTACCGAAATTAAGACGGCAATTGGGTCATTCATCAATCCAAACTACGATGATTTATACGCATATCAGGAATGATGATCTGAAAACCGCGGTTGATAAGATGGATATGCCGAAGGATTAAAGAAATATAAACTTTTATCTTAAGCCTTTATATGTTACCTAGTTAGACATTTAAAGGCTTTTTATTTGTTTAACTGTTTATAATTATGTATCTTATATAAAGGAATACATGATACATCTTTAAATAAAATATTGGTCCATTAGGAGTGATTTACATGTGGGTATCAGTAAATGGAAAGTTGATACAAAAAACAGATCATACACGAGTGAAATTCAGAACTAACATTAGTAAATCAATTATTAATAATTTAAATGAATTAGCAGAAAAAAATAATACTCATATAAACTACTTGATTGAAAGTGGTCTAAAAAGCGTTTTATCTAAGGGTGTTATAACATTTAATAAAGATTTAAGACCTTCTGATAGAATTCAATATAAAACTACTTATGATATAGAGCTATTAGAATGTGTAAAAGATTTCGCCAAACAACATAATTTATTTATTAATGATGTTATTGAATATAGTGTAAATTATATTAACGTGGAAAAGGCTAAAAAGAGTAATTATAAACATCGGATAGAGTAAGAATAAAAATATTTCAATCAACGCCCCGAACATAATATATATTCTAGGTACTAATAAAAAATAATAAAATTCCGTCTCAGTACCTAAGTATACTTAAGATATTGAGACGGAATTGAAATTTTTCAATTTATATCAATGATCACCTTGGGATTAATTTTCTGGATCAACTGACAAAATTGCACTTCATGTTGTGGTGAAATGAAAATTATATTCCATTTACCATATCGTATTTCCAGTCGTTTTAATGATAATGCTGGGCTTGATAATGGATTGCGCGTTTTTCTGATGCTGCTCATTGACATAATATCAATTTTCCACCTAAATGGTCCGCCGGCTACGATTAATTGTTCTCGTTTAATCTCATAATAGGTTCCAAACCAAATCCAAATAATAAAAGCACTAATCATAGTAGTAATGACTATAGCTGTTATCGTCTCCCCCATCCCCTCTGGTCCTCCTGGGAGAAATAGGAACGAACCAATTAAAAAAAGTACGGTTCCCCATAGGAGAAACCCTGTAATAATTCCCTTTTTTGAGTAAAATCGCATATCTTTAGACCTCCCTCGGCTATATAGTCCAGTTTTTCTATCGTATTTTCGATTTTTTCATCCATAATGAGGACCTCCTCTCCTTTATCTACATAAAATGAAGTGATATCTACACAAAATCGCAACTTTTCTACACAGTTTTGTGATTTATCTACACAAAATCAAAGGATATCTACACAACATTGCTATTTATCTACAAATTAACAAGATATTCAATAACTAATGATTCCATATCGTAGCTCCACATTAAATCTACGAACCAAAAACCCAATAAGTTACAAAAAAACGTCTAGAAAGTCCTCTAGACCCCCTAAACGTCACAAACCCCACTATCCAACATTCTTGATTCCGCTATTACCTGTAAACTGACTATTATATAAGTCCGCATAGAACTCGCCACGCTCTAGTAGCTCAGCATGGGTTCCTTTTTCTATGACACTACCATTATTCATCACCAAAATCAGATCAGCATCCCGAATGGTTGATAACCGATGGGCAATGATAAAGCTGGTGCGTCCCTTCATCAAATGATCCATGGCCCTTTGAATCTGTACTTCTGTGCGAGTATCGACACTGCTGGTCGCTTCATCTAATATTAATATAGAAGGGTTAGCTAGAATCGCCCTAGCAATCGTTAATAACTGCTTTTGCCCTTGAGATATGTTGGAGGCTTCCTCGTTTAAAATCGTATCGTACCCCTCAGGTAGCGTCCTGATAAAATGGTCAGCATTTGCCGCTTGAGCTGCTGCAATGATTTCCTCCTCAGTTGCCCCCTCTCGACCGTAAGCAATATTATCGCGAATCGTGCTATTGAACAGCCAAGTGTCCTGCAGCACCATACCAAATAAGCTTCTTAGGTGCTCTCGTTTAAGTTCTCTAATATCAATGCCATCTATTAAAATCCTACCTCCGTTAATTTCGTAAAAACGCATCAATAGATTAATAAGAGTGGTTTTACCAGCACCTGTTGGTCCAACAATGGCTACTTTTTGACCTCGGTCCACTTCGATGTTCATGTCCTCAATTAATAGTTCAGTTTCTTTGTATCCAAAGGAAACATGTTCAAACACAACGTCACCCTTAGGTGCCACAATCACTTTAGCATCAGCGGCTTCAGGTACTTCTTCGGTTTCATCTAATATCTCGAATACCCGCTCCGCGCTAGCCACTGTCGACTGCAAAACATTTGCAATGGAGGCAGTTTGAGCGATTGGTTGAGAAAATTGCCTTGCGTATTGGATGAACGCTTGAATATCACCAATTTCAATTGCTTTTTTTGTAACAAGAATCCCTCCAGCTACAGATACTAAAACATACCCAATATTATTTATAAATGACATTAATGGCATTATCATTCCAGACACAAATTGTGCCTTCCAACCCGCTTGGTAGAGTTTGTCATTTACAGTTTCAAATGTCTCAATCGACTTTTTTTCATGTCCAAAAACCTTAATTACTTTATGCCCAGTATACATCTCTTCTACATGACCATTGAGCTGGCCAAGGGATTGCTGCTGCCGTTTGAAATACTGTTGCGACTTTTTCGCAATTTTTGCGGTTGCAATAAAGCTTAATGGCAAGGTTATAACAACAATAAGTGTCATCAACGGACTGATAGATAGCATCATCACAATGACACCTATTAGCGTAACAACGGAAGTTATTAATTGGGTTAAGCTTTGCTGGAGAGTGGTACTAATATTATCTACATCGTTCACAGCCCGGCTGAGAATCTCGCCATGTGTCCTGGAATCAAAGTATTTAAGTGGCAGCCGGTTTAGCTTTTCCTCTACTTCATTGCGGAGATGATAAACTGTTTTTTGGGCCACACCGGCCATAATATACTGCTGAATATAGGCGAATATGGAACTCAATAAATAAAGGCCAATTAATAAAATAATTATCTGCCCGATATAATCAAAATCTATTTTTGCCCCTGGTGCACCTCTCAGCTTCATCATCAGTCCTTCAAACAGCTTTGTAGTAGCTTTACCCATAATTTTAGGACTAACGATAGCGAATACTGTACTGATCATCGCAGTAAGTAATACAGCTAATAGCTGCATTTTATATGGTTTTAAATATCCTATTAATCTCTTTAATGTGCCTTTAAAATCTTTTGCTTTCTGGACAGGCATTGCCATGCCCATTGGACCGAATCCTCCGCCAGGACCTGGTCTTCGTGGGCCACCAGCGGGTAATTTATCATGTTGTTTGGATTCATTACTCATGCGATTTCCTCCTCTGAAAGCTGCGACAACACAATTTCACGATATACTGGACAAGTCTCTAATAATTCTTTATGTGCACCTATTCCAGCTATACGTCCATGATCAAGAACAATAATTTGGTCTGCATCCATAATTGTACTAACACGCTGAGCAACAATTAATAAGGTTGAATCACCAGTCTCCTCTTTTAATGCAGCACGAAGTTTAGCATCTGTTTTAAAGTCCAATGCAGAAAAGCTGTCATCAAAAATATATATTTCCGGTTTACGAACTAGTGCACGTGCAATGGATAATCGCTGTTTTTGACCTCCCGAAACATTTGTTCCCCCTTGGGCAATCATCGCATTATACCCGTCTTCCATCGTTGTAATAAATTCAGACGCTTGTGCAATAGTGGCTGCATGTTGCACTTCATCATCTGTTGCATCTTCTTTTCCATAACGGATATTTTCAGATATAGAACCCGTAAACAATACAGCCTGCTGAGGGACAAAGCCGATTTTTTTTCGTAGTTTCTCCTGTGTCAGTTGTCGAACATCCACACCATTTATCAAAACAGCACCGCTATCCACGTCATAAAAACGAGGAATTAAATTAATAAGCGTTGATTTACCTGAACCTGTTCCACCTATGATCGCAGTTACCTCACCTGGTTTCATTTTAAAGGAGATATTCTCAATAGCTGGCATTTCTGCACCAGGATAGCTAAATGTAACATCTTTAAATTCCACCTGTCCTTGTATACCTTCCTCTAAAGAAGTGACAGGAGGGTCGCTAATATCTGCAACCGTTTGAAGAACCTCGTTAATTCTAACGGCAGAAACGGAGGCTCGCGGAATCATGACAAACATCATGGAAAGCATAATAAACGAGAACATAATTTGCATGGCATATTGAATAAATGCCATCATATCTCCGACTTGCATATGACCGCTGCTTATACGAAGACCACCGAACCATATAATAGCCACAGTAGAAAGATTAAGGACAAGCATCATAATAGGCATCATGGCAGCCATAAGTTTATTTACTTGAATCGCAGTCTGTGTTAAGTCCCAGTTAGCTTCATTAAAGCGATTCTTCTCGTAATCTATTCGATTAAACGAGCGGATTACTCGGATTCCTGTTAAATTTTCTCGCAATACACGGTTAAGTTTATCGAGCTTAACCTGCATGGCTTTAAAAAGTGGCATACCTTTACTGGCTATGAATACAATAGCCAATACAAGTACAGGCAATGATACTGCAAGTACTAATGTTAATTTTGAATCCTTTGAATAAGCCATGATGATACCTCCAATGCACATCATTGGAGCCATAGCCATCATTCTTAACATCATTACGAGTACCTGCTGAATTTGGGTAATATCATTAGTCGTTCTTGTAATTAATGAAGCGGTTCCTAGTTGATCAAATTCATGTAAGGAAAAATTACTCACGTGAGAAAATAATTTCGAACGTAATGACTTACCGAAGCCTGAAGCAGCCTTAGCTGAAAAAAAACTAGCCGCAATGGAACATATCATTCCGCCAGCTGCCACAAGCATCATGAAACCGCCAATTTTCCATATGTAGTCCGTATCCCCTGTAATTACCCCCTTATCAACAATGTCAGACATTAATGTGGGAAGATAAAGCTCAGCCAATGACTGTAGGAGGACAAGTACAAGAACTAAGTAGATTGGCAATTGAAACGGTTTTAGATATTTTGTTAATTTTAACAAGCTGTTTCCCCTCCATGTTTTTCTGGTATATAGTGAATTAAGTATATTCCCCTTAAAAAATCACGTCAAATTTAACCCAATTTATCAGCTACATCAAAAAAAAACACAGGTACTCCTGTGCTTTGATGTTGATTTTTACGCTGCGCTCAAACTAAATAGTTCCTCGGTGTTCCGTAATATACTACTTGATTATATTGAGGATAAACTGATTCAAAGTGAACGTAGATTGGGGCATCTAACAACCATGGGAAGTTTGAGTATAACGCTTGATCCCCATTAATTATTGCTTTTAAAGCTAAATTTAACTCCTTTTGAAAAATCAAAAAACGAACTTTTGTGTAATTTTCATCATATTCTCCACCACTTACATAAACACGAGCACACAATGAAAATTCCCCTAATTGGGGTACCCATTCAGCTAATACCTCATCGCGCATACTGTAGTTAATCGCACTATAATTATAATTGCAGCCTATAGAAAGAAAAAGCTGTCCTGTGGTATCTGAATGGGTGAGAGTGTATTTCCTACCCTCTACAGGCCGAAAAGGCGTAGCGGGAGCTAGATAGGTAACAGATAGTTTTGAAGGAATGAAGACGCTCATCTTAAGCTTCCTCCTCTCAAAAAGTGCTACCTTAGTATATGAAATTCCACCGTTTTCGTG
The window above is part of the Bacillus sp. SORGH_AS_0510 genome. Proteins encoded here:
- a CDS encoding iron-containing alcohol dehydrogenase, with protein sequence MFKAYCRAYQGVMRTTSYFLPWREPELLEGENSIKELPKRIKTQNIESVIIVTDQGIVSVGIMKDFLLGLRNENINYVVYDKTVPNPTIDNIEEALQLYHSNNCNGIVAFGGGSPIDCAKGLAARVAKPNKSIQQMKGVLKILKKIPPLFAIPTTAGTGSEATIAAVVSNSETHEKYALMDPSLLPHVAVLDPILTINLPPHITAATGIDALTHAVEAYIGIGNTKETKQQSIKAVKLIFDNLFEAYSNGTNITARKNMQKAAYLAGLAFTRAYVGYVHAIAHTLGGFYSVPHGLANAIILPYVLEYYGDSIYQPLSELADLVGISEQEDTIEQKARKFIDAIKELNEKLAIPKKVSGIIENDISVMVERAFKEANPLYPVPKILFKEDLNTLYRQIKA
- a CDS encoding helix-turn-helix domain-containing protein; this encodes MILTKRRREFLDQICRQYQTTKIPVHYSEVAEAIGVSKWTAYDVLKTLESQGLVKRNYSANENETGRSVVVFSPTEMAESMFQRERRETSDTEEWETILNHMTELIESQQNLPLMEAINHIIIRMKAVDVKLEFCAYFLSVLILYLNSLGKSVKGLTVNMVNASPEAKVQLTVFVGAVIGMIIQSVGDELSPEMVTLVQQFFDNVNQLNSVELQLLIEFIKQS
- the nagZ gene encoding beta-N-acetylhexosaminidase: MTKNKKRRKVFSSILIFLLIASIIAFYGYYLKERTLMKEKQTETPPLNSSNNTELETPSEIVKNIVFFAKQGEIAKGSSFVIGKTKQREVINVWGKPEKETEVNQLLYDDYPNKDTTIGYKNDIIADLRSKDSYVQKVRYDDILKSLGEPDNVSYYKDADHNQIILGYDVSSQFRLKWILKKPNEANENPSVDHISIVALFTSSIVEDPQDRIRELIANMSLDEKIGQLIISGIDGTTLLPTDKKLITEYHIGGLIFYSNNLLSKQQTLKFVDSLINTNKINKFPLFMSVDQEGGRISRLPEASRTPSSADIGIKNDRESAYSIGETLAEELKKLGFNLDFAPVLDVNSNPNNPVIGDRSFGSNANIVAGMGIQVMKGIQSKQIISVIKHFPGHGDTSVDSHLQLPIVNKTLNQLQQLELIPFQQAINNGADVVMVAHILLPNLDGRYPSSMSKEIISTILRKQMNYNGVIITDDMTMGAIINNYGIGEASVLSLQAGSDIILVAHDFNNVIKVINSIKSAVKDGTISEERINESVERVILLKEKYLR
- the xerS gene encoding tyrosine recombinase XerS; the encoded protein is MSNQSKQLNYKKLQQLLDELPWYVAEYINHKQRKLSAASLLNYCHDFKIFFNWMVSEHLWSGDVKDIPLDQLEKMTVIQVDSFLNFLHYQLNNKEITVNRKLSALKSLFNYLQNIAETRDLQPYIQRNVMAKIEFNEIKETMETIANKMEGKILLGDEYEKFRAFIAHDFGELNKDNKRIYNFYKMNQQRDTAIISLILGSGLRLSELVGLDVDDIDFSKFTARVLRKGNKEQFVYFSQVAMADLQEYLNVRVAKYQVDKNNKALFISAPMGPKGKSRRLTARAVEKLIEKYAAAFGKPSLSVHKLRHSFATRYHAEINDVPKLRRQLGHSSIQTTMIYTHIRNDDLKTAVDKMDMPKD
- a CDS encoding rRNA methyltransferase; this translates as MWVSVNGKLIQKTDHTRVKFRTNISKSIINNLNELAEKNNTHINYLIESGLKSVLSKGVITFNKDLRPSDRIQYKTTYDIELLECVKDFAKQHNLFINDVIEYSVNYINVEKAKKSNYKHRIE
- a CDS encoding PH domain-containing protein, whose protein sequence is MRFYSKKGIITGFLLWGTVLFLIGSFLFLPGGPEGMGETITAIVITTMISAFIIWIWFGTYYEIKREQLIVAGGPFRWKIDIMSMSSIRKTRNPLSSPALSLKRLEIRYGKWNIIFISPQHEVQFCQLIQKINPKVIIDIN
- a CDS encoding ABC transporter ATP-binding protein, translating into MSNESKQHDKLPAGGPRRPGPGGGFGPMGMAMPVQKAKDFKGTLKRLIGYLKPYKMQLLAVLLTAMISTVFAIVSPKIMGKATTKLFEGLMMKLRGAPGAKIDFDYIGQIIILLIGLYLLSSIFAYIQQYIMAGVAQKTVYHLRNEVEEKLNRLPLKYFDSRTHGEILSRAVNDVDNISTTLQQSLTQLITSVVTLIGVIVMMLSISPLMTLIVVITLPLSFIATAKIAKKSQQYFKRQQQSLGQLNGHVEEMYTGHKVIKVFGHEKKSIETFETVNDKLYQAGWKAQFVSGMIMPLMSFINNIGYVLVSVAGGILVTKKAIEIGDIQAFIQYARQFSQPIAQTASIANVLQSTVASAERVFEILDETEEVPEAADAKVIVAPKGDVVFEHVSFGYKETELLIEDMNIEVDRGQKVAIVGPTGAGKTTLINLLMRFYEINGGRILIDGIDIRELKREHLRSLFGMVLQDTWLFNSTIRDNIAYGREGATEEEIIAAAQAANADHFIRTLPEGYDTILNEEASNISQGQKQLLTIARAILANPSILILDEATSSVDTRTEVQIQRAMDHLMKGRTSFIIAHRLSTIRDADLILVMNNGSVIEKGTHAELLERGEFYADLYNSQFTGNSGIKNVG
- a CDS encoding ABC transporter ATP-binding protein gives rise to the protein MLKLTKYLKPFQLPIYLVLVLVLLQSLAELYLPTLMSDIVDKGVITGDTDYIWKIGGFMMLVAAGGMICSIAASFFSAKAASGFGKSLRSKLFSHVSNFSLHEFDQLGTASLITRTTNDITQIQQVLVMMLRMMAMAPMMCIGGIIMAYSKDSKLTLVLAVSLPVLVLAIVFIASKGMPLFKAMQVKLDKLNRVLRENLTGIRVIRSFNRIDYEKNRFNEANWDLTQTAIQVNKLMAAMMPIMMLVLNLSTVAIIWFGGLRISSGHMQVGDMMAFIQYAMQIMFSFIMLSMMFVMIPRASVSAVRINEVLQTVADISDPPVTSLEEGIQGQVEFKDVTFSYPGAEMPAIENISFKMKPGEVTAIIGGTGSGKSTLINLIPRFYDVDSGAVLINGVDVRQLTQEKLRKKIGFVPQQAVLFTGSISENIRYGKEDATDDEVQHAATIAQASEFITTMEDGYNAMIAQGGTNVSGGQKQRLSIARALVRKPEIYIFDDSFSALDFKTDAKLRAALKEETGDSTLLIVAQRVSTIMDADQIIVLDHGRIAGIGAHKELLETCPVYREIVLSQLSEEEIA
- a CDS encoding staygreen family protein, encoding MSVFIPSKLSVTYLAPATPFRPVEGRKYTLTHSDTTGQLFLSIGCNYNYSAINYSMRDEVLAEWVPQLGEFSLCARVYVSGGEYDENYTKVRFLIFQKELNLALKAIINGDQALYSNFPWLLDAPIYVHFESVYPQYNQVVYYGTPRNYLV